From Ananas comosus cultivar F153 linkage group 2, ASM154086v1, whole genome shotgun sequence:
TAGAATTATAAACCTAATTAAAAGCCGAGGGTTCTGACTTGCAGATTGTTCCTTTCGTGAACTTGAGAAAAGCTCCAATGTAACCCACAGAAGGTTATTTTCACAGCtaatatgagatttttatttgaatGATGTACTTGAGATGCTTATTTTGTTATTTCTCCAATGCCATGGCTATAATCTAAATCCAAGAAACATATCCAGCTTTGCATCTTTGGAAGCTAGAATGCCATTGTACCTTTCTTCTATttcactaactttttttttttttaatgaacgGTAGACTTACAATTTATGTTGTCAGTTGCTGTTTTAAACAATGTCAAGCCCTTCGTTGCTTTCAGAGAATTAAACTCTATTGAAGATCCCTTTATCCCCCAACATATAGAGACAAACGAAGGTCGTTCTATATATTTGGTATGTATTTTCATTTCCTAATCATTATTTAAAAGATTATATTGCTAGTATATGATGATGCAATGTGTGCTGACTTATCCTTGAAATTCAAAGTTTACTAGAACTTTATTGTCCTTTAAGAGCCTGTATCTTGGATAAACAGAAGTAATGTAGATTACGCCTGCATGCCTTCTTTCTTCTGTTGAATTTAAGGGTGTGTGAGCATGCTACAATATAATTCCCACAATGAAAAAGAAACTATAATGGTAACTTCACCTGAAAATAATCCCCACTATCCGCCTTTTCGATTCTGGAAAGAAAGTGACCTTAAGAACATTTACCTCAAATTTGTCTCTCTTTGAAATGCAGGTACTGAATAGAAAGAAGTGGGTTTATAGCACTAGGCTGGAAAGACGAAATTTAGAAAATTCATTGCAATTTCTTTCTCCGGCAGTCAATTTGTCTAGAAAAACTTCATAAAGAACTGAGCGCTTGTAATTGGTATTACATGATCCCTTCAGCCCCATAGAATTGCATCATGATCATCTAAATTTTCcgttcaatatatttttttccgtAAAATGATTTATGAATCAATTTAGGCACTAAGGTTGCAAAACTAGGGTTCTGTCGACATTTCTTTGAACAAAATGTCGCCACAGTTAATTAGGGCTTCTCTAAAGTTTTGGAGTTAAAGGCTTAAAATTGACCTACTAGTATTttgggaagaaaaagaattcTCTGCATGAGTTTGAGTAAGAACCAAGGATTCTCTGTCCAGTGTGTACCACTCAGTTTCAACCATGCGATATCGTGCTGGTGGTTTGCTGATAAGGTATTGAGGTTCCAGCGAATCCCTTGGTACGCTGCGTGCTGCGGATGCAGCAACTGAAGAAGGTCAGAAATGCTGCTGTTGAAACAGCAAATGATTTTAACGCTCAATCATATTATTCTGAGTTTCAATATTAGTTTTTTGGATTAACAAATCTAACATGACCTGACTGGTATAACTTAAGCTATATGGGGCCTCACCGTTTGAATGTCAGTCTGGACCTTCACCTGCCCTTACCAGTCCTTATTCACCTTTTTTCTCTGTAAAGCCTTAAATGGTCACTACTTATGATGTTCTCCCTTTCATTGAATAACCAAAAAAGCCGCACACACAccatacacatacacatacacacacaaaaAGTAGAAAGTAAGGGTATATGAACATTATGACTTGAATGTCCTTATTTATAAGTGTAACTATAAAAAGCTCTCCTTTCATTATAAGTTCTCCATCTGGTGGTTACTTATGTCCACCCACATAGGTCAGGAAGTTCGGCAATTTCTGGCACCTTGTGACCTTCAAGTTTATCAATTCAATGATGGATGTTGGCTTGACGAAACAACTTGATTTTGAAGATCTTGTTCAATTGCCTCCTGAACTTACACCTGTTGTCTGTTACGATGAATTACTCAATTGCTGGATTGCTGAACAAAGTAAGCATCACTCTGATTCCTCTCTACTTAGGGCAATGTATTATGCATATGGCTGGCCATACTTTCGTCTGGGTCTGCTAAAGgtactttctttctttattattGCCCTTCTACTCTTGGAAAGTTTATTTTGCACATTTAGAGAAGTAAAGAATTATGATTTTGTACATTTAATTACatacttttgaattttaagtGACAAGACAATTTTCCCTTTCTGTAGACTTTTGCTATGTTACTAAATCAATGAACACTCTTTTgttgctgcttttttttttttttttttctatggtGGTTTGGCCCTATTAGGCTATTCCTACAACTTACTATGAGCTATATAAATATTGATGAGCTATATAAATATTGAATCTCCTCATGATTTGAAGATTAGGATTCTAATCACCGCTACCACTGTTCAAGCGGACCATATTTCTTTACCTACCATACATGGTGCAGAATGCATAACTTGCTAACTTTGAACATGTGTGACTATGTATCCTTTAGAGACAACTATCACACAATTGTTAGAAGAGTAGGAAAAACAGCATTGGACCCTTTTAACTAACACTGTAAGAAACTAGTTTGTTGAAAGAACCTTTGAAGAGGTCTGATTCATCTTGCACTTAAGATTAGAAGATTCCTTTTTAGATTGTTTTATTCTTGATTGATCATACTGAGTGATAAATTTAACTTGTGCAGGTGATAAATGATGCTATTGGCTTTGTTGGTCCATTGCTCCTTAACCGGTTGATATCGTTCCTTCAACAAGGTATAATGCTTATGGAAGTTGCATAAGGATTCATCACCTAGTTTTCAGCCTAATAATGATTTCTCCAATTAACTTTTACACAAAAAAGGGTGTCATCGAAGCCTTATCTCAAAGGCTTTGCAGAAAACCATAAATCCAGAAGATTTAGTTGTTAGTAGTCAAATGGGATATCATTAAGCAAGAACATAGTCCAACAAATGCATCTTTGCAGAAATTCGTAAACCCTGCAATTATGCTTCTTCTGAGTTCTGGTTGATGCTATTTTGCAATTGAAGCAATCTTGAGACTGATGATTCCAGTTGCTCTATCCTCTCAGGTTCGAGTAATATAGAAGGATACATTCTTGCTTTTGCACTGGGTTTTACTTCTCTTTTCAAGTAAGTGTACTCAAATAGTTAGTGGGATAACATGCCATATTGCATTCCTACTTTGCACCATTTGGCCGTTCAAAGTCAGATGATGGGAGAGCAACTTTATTTGTAATTATAAGTACATAATGCATTCAGGACATGTAGATATTCTCTTTCAAATTTTCTCCCTTTATACATCCTTTTGGCTGTAGACCTGAAGAAAAATATCAGGAGTTCCATAGCATAGAAGAATGTTTAATGTTGAAATGTGATGAATGTAGGATAAGTGACTCTTAGATATCATGATGGCTACACAAACtctatatttatacttaaaattGATAGATAATGATCATAGTATAAAATCTTCAGTGCAGATTCTGAAAGTAGTGGTCGCCTATGACAATCATTGTAAACTAATCATGACAAGACTATCTCCTTGGTACAATTTAGACTGATAGATGGATgatatttttttgtcatttcaaaGAAGGTTAGTATTATTATGCATATCCTGTCATATCAAGGTGCATTTCTTTTAAGTGGAACATGAGATATTTGAATTATCTGGCTTGCGTCCTTGGTATCTAAGATGAATATCCTGCTACAATTATTAAGTAATGGGCCTTTTATGGGTACTTATAACTTAAATGGGTATAACTCATATGTTGAAGCATGATCACAGGAGTTGATTAACAGCTTAATTAGGTTGTTGAATCTATTTTCAGATCTTcataatgatgaaaatgtgatataatatttaaattttagctgTAAATTTCACATGTAAAAGGATATTCCGGTGATATTATCAGGGTGGTTGTGCATGCGCTTTGTTGTGTATCCTCAATCTTTATATCTCATTATATTGCAGGTCCTTTCTTGATACACAGTACACTTTTCGTCTTTCAAAGTTAAAGTTGATGCTAAGATCAAGCATAATGACAATTGTTTATCACAAGGTAAAATAGCCTTTCTCCTGCTAAGATTTGGTCAAAATGGAATTATGTGAACTGTGAAGTTTAGACGACGTTCACTCATAATTCAGctgatatttttcttttaactcgaagaatttgaaaatttttgggtatttgaagttttgaacCACTCTGACGAAGAGCTTTTActtgtttttgatgtttcttCAGTTACTATATAGTAAGCATTTCAGACCAATTTTCAACATGTGAGAGTAAAAGAAAGGAGAATTTATAACATAGTGATTCCTTGATAGGATCTCATTCGGAGAATCAAAAAGGGCTTCAGTCAGTACATTTTATTGATTAGTTTTCATTATGATCGAAGATTTTATACTTGCATCAGAATAACTGCATGGTTCTTGGTTCAACCCTAATATACTCTTCTTCTATCTCTAATTTTTATGGATTTGATTGATTTCCTCGGTCCTTGTTCTGTTCATTTTAAAACTCCCTTTCTCATATTCCTTCTGTCCCTTTACTCTTTTGATTAGAGTAGTGCCCTGGTAGTTCATTCGAACTCACAatgatcttaattttttatttcaactgTTTTCATTGCCAATGACAAATGGAACTTTTAGGTACAATATTTTGAATTGACAGGGCAATTTCCTGATGAATAAACTGTAATATGCAGTATGCCTTAAATTTCCCTATTGTTTTCTTTGGAGATTGTCTTTTCTACTTCTAGAAATTGGAcatattgtttttttattacTGTTTGCAAAACGTGGTACTTAACTCTTTGGTAAATTCCGATTAATACTTTGTCGGTACAGTTCAGCTGTTTCAGCTTTGAAACTTGATACAAATTTATTCATTCATGTCTATTGTTTTtgttataaactttaatttgcatGTGCCAGTGCTTGTACATCAACCTAGCCGAACGTTCAAAATTTTCTAAGGGAGAAATTCAAACATTTATGTCAATTGATGCTGATAGGACGATAAACTTGTGCAACAGTCTTCATGATGTTTGGAGGTATGACCATATATAACAACATTTCCATGTTGTATCAGCTAACATACAGGTGCATTCATGAGTTTTTGCCTAtttctaaatattattaatgGAACTATGATAGTTTTTGATCTGCCACAAGGTGACAAGGATTGTATACTTGTAGTCGAATAAACTGTTAGATGTAGCATTCATCAAAATTCAGTTCTTTTCTTGTTTGGAGAATGTTACTCATGATCCTTGATAACCATCAACTGTGCTTAGTTTAAATTTATAGCTTTTGTAGAATAATAGGGGCTCTATCATTTACAAAGCTTTTTCATAGTCTAAAGAGGAGACAGTTTATTGATTTTCCTGCTGCTGTCTGAGTGTAGAGCAACTTTCCAAAGTTGGATCATCTTATTGCAAGTCAAAGCTTCAAGAAAATTTTGCAGCCCCATTATAAACGAACAGCATAATCTTTTCCTTTTCGTATAATAGTTAGTAGTAATaaccttttctattttttagattttcctctttttttttttcttcttttccttttcgtaTAATAGTTAGTAGTAATaaccttttctattttttagattttcctctttttttttttttctttcatggAGTTCAAtgaatttttttgctttctttattattattattttttcttttcctcttattCTGATGCTTGGCACCATTCTGATTTCTGGTATTATGCTGCACCAGCTTGCCATTGCAGATAGGTTTGGCACTCTGTCTCTTATATACGCAAGTCAGTTTTGCATTTGTATCTGGACTTGCACTAACAATACTGCTTATACCAGGTACTTGTTGCCCCAAAAGCTTTATATATACATCATGcatccttttcttccttctttccaTGTGCCAAAAGTTCCTTTGTACACTTATAGTAATTTTTTCGATGTTCTTCTGTACTATATGGATCCCAAATTCCTGTATATTGCTTTTGTCATAAATATAATCTGGATACCTTAGTATGCAATGTTATTTGTTTGCCAGTACTACTTTTTTGCAGTTAATAAATGGATTTCTGGATTGATTGCTAGTGCAACAGAAAAAATGATGAAACAAAAGGATGAGAGGTTAGTCCCTTTATTCTCAAGCATTTGAATAACATATCAATATAGTTCGATTCTTCTATTTTGCAGAACAGGAGGTTATTGTGctaaatttcaaacttatatATGAATTTCAAACCTATTTACTCATATATGAATTTCCTTTGTTAGATGGACAGAAATAATGTCGTTGATATATGGATTGGCCAAAGCAATACTTAAACcctttaaaatctttttttgtgtgtaaaataatgtaattaatgtagtttatttaatatatattgtggGGCATTCGTTCTTCCcatttttactcaaaaaaaaacccTTGGAAATCACAACTCATATCTTAAAGCAGTTGAATTGAGGCCCTTAAAAGATGAGTATTGTATATTTGACCAATTATGCaaagaataaatttgaataaaaagaaATCATTTGCAAGACAAGATTAgttatctgatttttttttttaaatttgagatatgATTTCTCTGAATTATGGCCATCAATTAATAACACCCTTTGTATTCTTGATAAAGTCTATATAGCCACCTTTCTTCCAGACTAGGGGTATAGATATTTAGactattttctttttgctttcttGAGCAGGATCAGAAGTGCTGGAGAACTTTTAGCATTTATTCGTACATTGAAGATGTACAGCTGGGAGGATCTATTCATGAAGAGATTGatggaaagaagagaaatggaAGTGAAGCATCTTTCGGTATGCGACAAACTGTGTCACCTTTTCGAACTTATTCATGCGCGGGTTGGACTCCTTGAACTCATACTTTCTCTTCTCTAGACTCGAAAATATTTGGATGCATGGTGTGTGTATTTCTGGGCGACAACTCCCACGCTGTTCTCTCTTTTCACATTTGGCATGTTTGCATTGATGGGTCATTCATTAGATGCTGCTACAGTAAGTCAATGAAATTGTTGTCTCAGTCTATATCAtgtttttagtaaaatttatatgCTGAAACATTTCTCTTCGGATTTTGTTTGTAGGTTTTCACCTGTGTGGCGCTTTTCAATACATTGATATCTCCACTAAATTCCTTTCCTTGGGTGATTAATGGGATGATTGATGTACGTTGTCTTTTCTTGGTATCAATTTCTAGAAATATTTACATCTAACCTCTCCGAAACTATCTACATACATATATTGCCCTggaaaatctgaattttcatgtaTGGCCCCCAAAACTTAAGTTTGTAAAGTATACCGTTGCTCTTAGAAAATTTCCCTCTTTAGAAAACTTCTTTAGGGCAAAACCAACTACCATccatgaattggatgactcTCCAATTTTGGACAAGGTATTATTGTGAGAAATTGCAGTTTCGAGgagtatatatatgaaaacttAACCAGGTTTAAACACAAACACACAAGCCCTTGTTTTTAATTTCCGTTTTAGCATTATATTGATTAAGGTGCCCCCCCTTTTGTTTAACTGACATATGCATCACAGGCCATTATTTCTGCTCGAAGATTGAGCAAATACTTGTCCTGCCTTGAGCATAAATACAAATACGAGCAGCGATCTCTTGAAGAGTTCGATAAAGATGGGACTGATGCAAATGGTAATGCAACGGGTATCATCTTTCGAGATGCTTCCTTTTCTTGGTCTAGCAGGAATGAGGTGGGGCAGAGTGCAGATATTAGTGGCATCTCTCTGGGAATTTCAAAGGGCCTTCTAGTTGCTATAATTGGAGAGGTAATGATTGTACTCCCTGTATAACAATTATTTAGCATTGAATTGACTTACATAAAGGAAATGAATGGACCATACGAGCTTGGAAGCGTACACTTTTTTATTCTATTCTTAACTCATGGGTTCCTTTTCAGGTTGGTTCTGGCAAGTCTTCTTTGATTAATTCTGTTCTTGGAGAGATGAATCTTACTTATGGGTTCGTACGTTCCCATGGCTCAATTGCATATGTGCCACAGGTTAGACTTGCATTTCTAGCTTGACTAGAAAGAAAACCATTTATTGTTGGTGAAATTGAATTCTGAGTCATTGTTATCTTCCTATCTGATATTGTCATTCCTTCCACGAATGTTTGTGTTAGGTGCCTTGGATCCTCTCAGGTTCATTGCGTGACAATGTGTTGTTTGGGAAGGAATTCGATCGTGTGAGGTAGGGTTTCTTGCTTAATTATTGTCCTTTTGGCGAATTAAAATTCCTTGCCCACTTCCtgagttctatatatatatatatatatatatatatttcattttatACAGGTATGGAGAAGTTTTAGAGGCATGTACACTTGATGTTGATATTTCAAAGATGATTGGAGGTGATGTATCGTATATTGGGGAGAAAGGTGTTAACTTATCTGGTGGGCAGAGAGCTCGTCTTGCCCTAGCAAGGTGAAATTTCATCTTTCTTCATAACTGGCTCAAAACTTTGTTGATTAACTTTAATACGATCTAAGCATTTTTGCAGGGCGGTCTACCATGACTCTGATATTTACCTACTTGATGATATACTTAGTGCAGTTGATTCGCAAGTTGCTCTTTGGATTTTACATAGAGCTATTCTGAGCCCCCTTATGAACCGGAAGACTAGGTTGCTATGCACTCATAATCTTCAGGTTTGCATTTGACAAATTTCATAGGTGTCTTTGTAcaattatgttatatattataactcAATGTTGCTTAGGCAGCTGAAGCTTTTAGAACAAACGGTTGTTTTACATGGTATTAGAGCATGATGTTCTGAGTTGAAATATCAAATGTGAGGGTAGTGTTgaatataataaaaacaaatCAATAGTTTAAGTTCTAATCAGTAGTTCAACTTCTGATGCTCTGCGGAAATTCTTCTACAAATAGTAGATAATGTAAATTGTTGTGTCATTTAAGGAATGGTAACAAAAATCAAAGTTTCTTTCTTTGGACAGGCTATTTCTTCCGCAGACATGATCATTATCATGGATAAAGGGCATGTAAAGTGGGCTGGAACTTCAGCTAGTTATTTCACATCTCCATACTCAAATATTTGTGCACCAGATAGTTCAAATGTCTTGTCATCAACACCGTTGGAAAAGGGAAATTGGAAAAGTTCTTCCAATGGGAAACAGTCTAAACTTCCTCTCGATAGTGATTTTATAGCTTCTGAGCAATCCACCGAAAGTATCGAAGTAGAACTGAGGAAAGAGGGCAAAGTTGGACTTGATGTCTACAAGTTAAGTGTTGTGaagatttataaatttatggGAATCGCTAGTTAAGTTGAACTACAATTTGAGTCATTAAATTCATTCTTGCCATTCAAAATTACATGGTAAATTTTGAGTTAATTTTCCTTTATCTGGATGTCAAATTATACAGAAGTTATGCAGTGTTTGCCAGCTGGCCAGTTGTTATTATCATATGTGTCTCGGCTTTTCTTATGCAAGCATCTCGCAATGGGAATGATCTCTGGTTATCTCACTGGGTTGATACGAGCACAGGAACCGAGTACACAAGATTTTATTTggtaatttctttatttttttttttttcattcctcTGGATTAAAGCGATAAACCAACCATAGTATTTTAGTGAAGCTGCTAGAATAAATTTTATGAGATTACAATTATGTGCTTAGGTAAGTTTCACATTGATATGAGAAAGATGTCTCTATGTATACAAATGGATGTGGTATTTCTCTGCTGATCAGATACTTGATTTTGTAGGTTATCCTTGCTGTTTTTGGCTTAATGAACTCCCTTTTCACCTTAGCAAGGTCATTCTCTTTTGCATATGGCGGTCTACGTGCAGCAATTCTGGTCCATACCAAGATTCTGGATAAGCTTCTCAATGCAcctgtttatttttttgaccACAACCCTAGTGGTCGCGTACTGAACAGGTTACTAtacttctaaaatatttaagaacCCTTGCACTATACATTTATGTGCTCTCTTTGGGTAATCTCCTTGCACCTGTTTATGTTTACTATATATCCTTTGCAGATTATCCTCAGATTTGTATACAATTGATGATTCTCTTCCATTTATTCTCAATATCCTATTGGCCAACTTCTTTGGGTTATTAGGAATTGCATTTGTTTTGTCCTATGCACAGGTAAATGTTTGCAAATTATCTTTTAATATTGTTATTGATCCagtaactttttttattaattcgTTGAAATTTTCTCGTTTCCTTGAATCACATGGTGCAGATTTTGTTTTTGCTTCTATTGGTTCCATTTGGGTATATATACCGGAAACTGCAGGTACTTATCCTCCCGCACTGTTGCACTTCATATCTTGTTCAATTTTTGATAAGAAGCATGGCATtcccattcattttttttattcttgcgCAATTTATGCTAATAGATGTCCTTGTCAACCTCATATATGGCTTCTTGTTTTTAATGTTTGTTTTGCTATGTGATACTATTTATTTCCATGTATGATGAAGGCTACAGAACATGTTTGTGCTTATGGCACTTCAATATGTGTGAAATGAATTTGAGAATCTGATGCTTTTTACAGTTTTACTATAGGGCCACATCACGCGAATTGAGGAGGCTTGATAGTGTTGCTCGTTCACCTATCTATTCATCCTTCACGGAAACATTGGATGGATCATCAACTATAAGGGCATTTGCAAAGGAGGTAAAATCTTTTCTTAGTTCCATTCAAGCGACCTCATCAATCATTCACTCAATATACATAAAAGTTGTTTTGAGTTTcggttttttcctttttctttccttaGAAATAATTTGATGTCAAACTTATGTCAAGTCgtattgtttctttttctacCATATTTTTGTTGTTGTCATTTTCCTTACAAAATTTCCATTCTGTTTAGATTTCGAACAATTAAATGGTTATGCCAAACAACATTGTTCTAAAACAAAACTGCAACCTTGGAAAAACAGATAAGAAATGATATTAATCAGATCGTAGGTTATTAACCATATATATTCACTGTTAGCATTCatgttattttataaataaatatatccaTTTGTGCCCTTTATTTTCTCCTTGGAAATATTATATACACATTCTGGAGTTCATCTACCTCATAGGTTCCCAGACTGCCTTAAAAATCTTGATGAAAAATCAAGCAGCCCTACCAGCTGTAAATTCAGACGGATAGGGTGCATTAGAAGTTATGAATTTGTTCAATATTCCTATAGTCAAAGTGTTTATTTTCTGTTAGAATAGCACAACCAAAACACCAAGGTATACTAAAATTATACGAAGTGTTTAAGATGTCAATACTTATCTAAGGAGGCTAATATGCAGGAATTGTTCATGGCTAGATTTATGGAACATGTATCACTATATCAGCGAACAACCTATTCAGAGCTGACGGCAGGCTTGTGGCTTTCTTTGCGCCTTCAAGTATTCTTCTTGcttttttcatcaaatttgatttacATAATAGCATGGTCTACACATCACACTTATTATCTTCAACATAATCCAACAAAATGTCTAGTCAGCTGTAATGTGGAA
This genomic window contains:
- the LOC109705795 gene encoding ABC transporter C family member 13 isoform X4, which translates into the protein MYYAYGWPYFRLGLLKVINDAIGFVGPLLLNRLISFLQQGSSNIEGYILAFALGFTSLFKSFLDTQYTFRLSKLKLMLRSSIMTIVYHKCLYINLAERSKFSKGEIQTFMSIDADRTINLCNSLHDVWSLPLQIGLALCLLYTQVSFAFVSGLALTILLIPVNKWISGLIASATEKMMKQKDERIRSAGELLAFIRTLKMYSWEDLFMKRLMERREMEVKHLSTRKYLDAWCVYFWATTPTLFSLFTFGMFALMGHSLDAATVFTCVALFNTLISPLNSFPWVINGMIDAIISARRLSKYLSCLEHKYKYEQRSLEEFDKDGTDANGNATGIIFRDASFSWSSRNEVGQSADISGISLGISKGLLVAIIGEVGSGKSSLINSVLGEMNLTYGFVRSHGSIAYVPQVPWILSGSLRDNVLFGKEFDRVRYGEVLEACTLDVDISKMIGGDVSYIGEKGVNLSGGQRARLALARAVYHDSDIYLLDDILSAVDSQVALWILHRAILSPLMNRKTRLLCTHNLQAISSADMIIIMDKGHVKWAGTSASYFTSPYSNICAPDSSNVLSSTPLEKGNWKSSSNGKQSKLPLDSDFIASEQSTESIEVELRKEGKVGLDVYKSYAVFASWPVVIIICVSAFLMQASRNGNDLWLSHWVDTSTGTEYTRFYLVILAVFGLMNSLFTLARSFSFAYGGLRAAILVHTKILDKLLNAPVYFFDHNPSGRVLNRLSSDLYTIDDSLPFILNILLANFFGLLGIAFVLSYAQILFLLLLVPFGYIYRKLQFYYRATSRELRRLDSVARSPIYSSFTETLDGSSTIRAFAKEELFMARFMEHVSLYQRTTYSELTAGLWLSLRLQLLAAFIILFIAVMAVVGCHRDFPINFGTPGLVGLALSYAAPVVSLLSSFLSSFTETEKEMVSVERVGEYMDIPQEDLQGSQPLDLNWPNEGQIEFQHVTLKYKPSLPAALNDVSFRIAAGMQVGIVGRTGAGKSSVLNALFRLNPICNGRILVDGVDVADVAVRVLRGHFAVVPQSPFLFEGSLRENLDPYGRASDWKIWEALEKCHMKAEVESAGGLDIHVKESGTSFSVGQRQLICLARAIIKSSKILCLDECTANVDTQTALLLQSTISDECKGMTILTIAHRISTVLEMDNILVLDHGILVEQGNPQDLLDDECSRFSSYAKASTM